The following is a genomic window from Antechinus flavipes isolate AdamAnt ecotype Samford, QLD, Australia chromosome 3, AdamAnt_v2, whole genome shotgun sequence.
CCAGATCTGCATAAAGATCCTTTGTCTAATTACCTGAAGTTGTGACGATCTCAAGAGTGATCAGTCATGATGCTTAGGCCTTTTGTAGAATAGGTCCACCTCTCATTATTATAGTCAttcttctcattcatttttaaCCAATCTACCCTTACATTGCTACCCTCAGAAACACATACTCTTCCAAGATCATATAAGTAGTGAGTGGGTTTCATGAAGTGTTTTTGGTATTTAAGAGTATTTCTGACTTCTTTTATTATCTGCTAGCaggattaataaaaatattaattatccagaaactatgtctctcaaaTTTTTTATCtcaacatgcatatatatgtataaaattgtgtttatagttatagataaattatatatgtgtttatattcgATGTATATTcatacaatatatacatttagagatatatagatatatatacatgtgtatgtgtgtatatacatacatatggggATTgatatgcatgtgcacacacacacacacacacacacacacacatacatatacacacactgaTGGGGTGGGGATAACAACTGAAAGGATGAATCTCCTGAAGGGGGTGGCACTTAAACTCCAAGGTTAAGTTAGAGATATGGATATACATGAAATCTTTGAACACAATTTCCTTTATAAGGAAAGTTAAAGTTTCCAAGAAacaaagatgaggagagagaacattccaagAATGAGGAACAGCTTATGTCAAGGTACTGAGACAGAAGATCAacaattttacaaaaagaatagcaaacaaaacaaatttgtttGATTGTAACCTTAGAGTTTTGAGTGGGAGAAAAGTATACACCATTTGGAAAGATAGGCTAGAGAAAACCTCAGCTCCAAAAGGTtgtatttttaaatcaaagataatggggaattatagttttaaaaaaatatcaattttgcaGATGGGTGAAGGTTTGGAAGAAGGTTTTTTTCAAGCTCTTTCAATCCAAGATATGAGTTTTCTTTTAATCTGTGTGTTGTCACTTTACCAATCAAGTTAGTATTTAATTACTTGGCTGAGTTTAAAATCTGAGCATTTTACCTTTTTAAGAGCTCACTACCTTGTTAAAACTGGCTTTGCCCAGAGTAAATATTGGGACTGAAGAGACTGACTCTGAGCTTAAAAACTGAACTCTCTATAGCTGTTTCCACCACTCTTTTTCTTTATACCAGGTGAACAGCAAGCCTTGAACTAGCTCAGGGTTGGCTTGGGGCAGCATATCTCTAgcctttcttttcagatcatccctttctcctccttactCTTCTGTAAGATAACATATAGGGTATGTCCATTTTTTTCGTGGAGGCTTTAAGATCTGAGGAAAAGGCCTGAGCTAGAACTGGAGAAGCTCTAGGGAAAGTATAGACGTTCTCCCATTTAGCTCCTACTCCCATTTTCTCCTCCTGACTGAGCAAAATCCTAACAGCTACTCAAAGAACCCAAAAGCTGAAACAAGGAGCAAGGAGAAGATATATCAACATATTAGTCTTGAATATCTTCACCATTACAGGGCATCTCATCAACACCAAAGCATCATCAATGCCTCTGGCCTCTGAGACTTCATCAAGAGCATGATCACTGGCACCTCTCAGGTACTATCATGACCTCCCTTGCCTCATTCATTCTAGGGATAAGCCCCTGAAGTAGAATTCTCCTCCTTACTCCCTATTCCAGTCTTCTCTAATAAAAGTCAAAAATCAAAAGAGCCAAAAATAATCACAACCCCAAAAAGCTGATCTTAAGCTGCACTGAGGCATAGTGTCCAAAACAGGAAAATTTCTACTTTTTGTAGCACTTATAAGACCACTTAAAAGTATTGTAATTAGTTTTGAATGACTCACTTCAGAAAAGGGATCATCTCACAGAGGAAGAATTCCAAATTTGGGGAAAGGTTTGAGAAAGGAGTGAAGAagctggaaatgaaaaaaaaaaaaaaagcttggtggtggggagggaaaaagacctaatgccagttttctttaaatatttgaagggtcATCACATGAAAAAGGAATTAGATACATCCTGCTTGGCTACAGAGAGCAAAATCTGGATAGCTATTAATAGAGGTAGAGTTAGACTTGGAATAAGAACATTCCTCCTAAAAATTAAGAGCTAGAAAAAGTAAAATcagctttttggggggaggtaggAGTTTTCTACTCTCTagaaaatttaaaactggaaggtaCCTGAGAGGTGCTGGGCTCAAAACTCTTGTTTtacaagataaggaaactaaTAAGTTATTTGTACAAGGTCCACATAGTCAATGCCTGAGACAGGACCAGGCCAGAGTTAAATTCTCAATTCCTACTTCCCTTCACTCCTCTACTCTAAATGATTTGTTGAGTGTATCGTAAAGTAGAGTCTACTAGCTAGGGGCTAGATTAGATTGATTCTtcagattggactagatggtccctTCTATTTCTGAGATACCGGGATCCTGCAATGTGAGCTCACCTGTTCAGGACTTTCTCTGCTAGCTACCATGTGAAATATTTCAGGGAGACAATAGCATGTCTCTTGGTCTAATGGAAAGAGTATCCTCTTAGGAGACATATGGGTCAGACAGCCTTTTCACTTACCTTCCCCAATGAACCTTGCCTGTAATGAGGATtagcaaatgaaaaaaagcaatttatcaAAACTAAACATTACCTCAATTATCTGGTAATATAGATATTATTCCATACTCAGAGTACCTCTGCAAAGCCGTGGAGTGAGAATGTGTGAattctcttaattcttcttttttctattctttgactTCAATTTTAAGAGCCACAAAAATTATTAAGGGGAAGTTTGGATTCAAATAGAGTTCCTGATGTAGGTTTCCAGTGTAAGTATTGCTCTCTTTCATACTTGAGTGTCCCAGTCagcttaacatttttttttctttattctcccgGACAGGTAAAGTGTACAGAGCTTATTTTGGCAGGGAAAGGGAATGAGTTTTAAGCAGGTATCTCCACCAGTGGCCAGACCAGGCATCAAGCCTGGCTGAACTATACCCTGGATATGAAGCAGCTCACTGTAGCTAATAATAAAATGGACACCTCTAAGCCCCCATAGAGTGAAAACActtccaggaaatcataaagaaagtaAACAATTTTATCAAGAAGATTGGCACATTGTGACTTTTTTGGCCATCTCATGATGGCAGGGGCCAACATACTAGAGGCTAGTAGAAACATATGTGTTCTTAGGTTGGGATAAACTCTAAGAGAAAGGGTCCCTGGGAAGAAGACTGATGATAGTCTGAAGAGATCTGGATTTTAAGGCATGAAATCTGCCCTGTAAAGCTTTTAGAAATTTTGGAAGAGACCTGAACTGGGACAGGTAAGCAAATGGATGTGAAAATTGTAGAAGAATAAATTGTGACTTACAATTCACCAGTAATAATGATACAAAACCTATTAAGAAATGAGTATAAACATAGAGTCTGCTGACCTTCCATCAAAAGATTCTATTTCTAGTAGtgtaaaatactaataaaagaGACATATCAAACACAAATTTTACCATCTAATAGAAAACTACAGATTATCAGAAATTAATTCTTATTATACTTTTATTAGGTTATACTATTTCGGGTCTCCTCATTTTATGTACTTGAAACCTTGAGAGTGAAAACTTAGAATTCTCATTTCCCAAACTACACAAATCCTattgaaacaaggaaaaaatctCAAGGAAAGGAGGTCACATGTTTAAAGCTCATAGTCTAAATGTAGTAATTCATAACTaatccaagaagaaaaaattccatgtatatatatatatgtatatgcatctatacatatatatgtgtatatatatatatatatatatattatatatatatatatatttctggtaCCAATCACAAAGGATGCAGTGGGGAGATGATGCTTttgttaatgatgatgatattatatAAAGGAATATCATAGAACTAGTGTTGTGTAGAGTATAGAAGAACACTAGACTTGGGAATCAGGATGGATGACCTATATCCTGCATTACAATTATGTAtcagatacttttaaaaaatcattatgatTCTATGGAAAGCTCTCAACATCTTtgagacagttttctttgatctAAAATGAGTGGTTGGACACAGTGACCTCTAAGTTCCCTTCAGGTTCTAAATCTAGAACAGATTTATATCATCTGTATGATCTTATCATATACTCCCTATATTCCTTCCACTAAATTGTACTTTTCTCAAGTTCTAGTCTTTTCACTCTAAATGGCTTTCTGACATACTGTGATATCAATACGTGTGTTTGTATCAGCTATtgagaaaaagcaaatgaaaataaaagaaaatttctcattcttttttgtcctcatgattttatttcttttctttgtcttttgtgttATTCTCTAGCTCTCAGTTCTAATTGTAATGGTGTGGTAATGGGAAAAGTAGATATGCACAGATGCTAAAGATCGAAGCTTGCACTTTTAAATATCTTTggcttcatttcatttttcttttagccaTTTTTTCCTAAAGCCAATCAATGTTACATCATATTGttgggggtttttgtttgtttgtttgttttttggcaaaagaactatattgaaataaaaaaatcttggcattcttcagaagaaaaagaaatctatttcttCCAACAAGACTCGCCGATCTTAATTTTGTACACTGGAACACtactttctatttatctaattGTTGTCATTTACTGACCagacaaaaatcaatcaatcattcaactAAAATTTATCGTGGGTCTCTTAGGCAAAAACATTATGCTAGACATTGAGGATaccaataaaaacaatgaaacaatctctactccCAAAGAGCTTATATGCAATTTTTACTTCCATTAATTTAATTCAAGATAATACTACATACTCAGCaatcaaatttatttgaatttattgttCTTCATGACTTTCCTCAAAGAATCCTTTACATCCTTATTCCTGAAACTGTAAATCATGGGATTCAGCATGGGGTTCACTATGGTATAAAACACTGATGCTACCTTCTCCTGTGTATTGTTGTCACTGGATGATGGCTTAAAATACATGAAGATTATGGAACCATAAAATACAGCAACAACTGCAATATGGGAACCACAGGTCTTAAAGGCTTTAGCCCTACCATCAGCAGAATGGACCTGGAGGATGTTTGAAAGGATGAAAGCATAAGAGATAAAAATAGACAGGGTTGTCAGAAACACATTGATTCCAGAATTAAACTCTAACAGAAATTCATTGATGTAGGTGTTTGAGCAGGAGAGCTTCAAGAGGGGAAGGATATCACAAAAGTAATGATTAATGACTTTATCTCCACAGAAAGTTAGGTCAGCCAACAAGCTTGTGTGGATAAGGGCCCCACATGCCCCAATGATGTGCACTCCAGCTACTAGTAGGAAGCAAACCCTCTGGGACATAGTGATGTGGTAAAGCAAAGGGTGACAGATGGCAACATAACGATCATAAGCCATGGCTGCCAACATGTAGCACTCAGAAACAGCAAAgtaaccaaagaaaaaaaattgagttaaaCAGCCTGGAAAAGAGATAATGTTTTCTTCTGATACAAAGTTCACCATCATTTTGGGAATGATAACCGAGGAATAGCAAAGATCTATGAAGGACAGGTTACTTAGAAAATAGTACATAGGTGTGTGAAGCTGAGAACTGATCTTGATTAACAAAACTAAGCCCAGGTTTCCCACCATGGATACAATATAGACTCCAAAAAacaagaggaagagggggagctGGAGCTCCGGTTCATCTGTTAATCCCATAAGGATAAACTCAGTAAGCATAGAATGATTTCCTACAGTcatcatacttttaaaattgaaCTGGAAatctgtgaaaagaaaaaaaaaagtccattaaataaagctttttttgcCAAACTTTTCTGATAGAAAATTTATGTCAGCCCTTTGTGTAGATAAAGACCTGCAGtatcaatgaattaaaaataaataaaataaatttatataattaaatcataactttataaaattaaaaatataaaaacaaatataaaattcataacaataatatatttagctatttttaaagttaaatacaaaatgtgAATGTACAACAGCcatggggaagaggagggaagggaagaagtttttatataactttgatggattgaaaatgaagaggaattcTCTTGACCTTTATGTAGAGGCATACTTATTAGTTGAGATCTGATGATTATAGACCAAATATAGGAGATTAAATTGATAGTATAGAGATTTATTAACCAGCTAAGGAATCTGCTCTTACTGATAGTAGGTTTAGAATGATGTGGAGATGGgttattgtgggttttttttaaatgacatttcagATCGGCTTAGCATATGCTAACTTCTGCAGcaccttaaaataaaaagaaataaggtatttcacaggaaaaggaggaataaaaagagaaggaaatcagccaaagagaaaaaatgggatTACGGAATTCAGGCCATAATATCAGAATAGTAAATATGTTCCATGGTAAGAGACAAGGAGAAAAGATCAAGTACttttacaattaagaaagaaatcaCTTTAGACAAATCTTTAAGGTTGTGTATCCAAGCAACTAGTTACAGGAGTGGATGAAAATGTTCACTTTACCATGTCTTTGAATAGGGTTTGGGTGACTTTAAATATTAGACTACCAGATAGTTGGGgaatttttctattattagtCACTGAAATTTCACAATATGattgttgttcttatttttccccacattcctctctttgatatttattaagAAGCATCATTAAGTCTGAACAATTCTGTAGCAtgttcattaaattttaaaattcctttgctTCCCCTTGCCTTCTGGCAGTTTCTTAAGAATCAGCATTTCTACCACTACCCCTCTTCTTAGTCAGGGATAATTTTTATTCCCTTGTATATCTACAGTAAAGCATTTGGTTTTAGAGATGCTGGTCCAATGAAGTTTATGGCAGTGATGGAACAAAAAGATGTAGATAACAAATCACATGCCATCCAAAATATTCTGTTGAAAAACTAAGTTGCAAGCATTAATCAATCATACTAAAATATATCTAGATTCAATAAAAAAAGGCAAGCTTAACAAGAATAGAAGGTCATAATAAGAAAAACTATCAGTCTTTTCATTTATAGCTTCTAGTGCTATTGTCTTGTACAGTAATAACTGGTAAAAATATCCATACTTAGAAAAGGAGGTTTGAATTTCAAAAGTAACATTTTTCTATGGGATATAATTTGACAATGAATTGGGGAGTGTAGGGAAAAAGGAATATgcacttatatagcacctactatgtatgtgccaggcactttgatAAACAATTTTTAccaatattaattcatttgatctaggataaggaagacttggatttaaacTTCCTTCTTTGTCTTAAATCTAGCCTTAAGGTCTCTTTCTAAGAAGATCATAGTGCTGTAAGGCACAATAGTTTTTAAGGATAACTATATAATCATGAATACAGACAAGAATAGGGTGAGCATAtcaacatccttttttttttcttctttttaaatattttttaaattttttttaataattataactttttattgacagaacccatgcctgggtgatttttttacaactttatcctttgcactcacttctgttccgacttttcccctcactccgtccactccctcccccagatggtaagcagtcctatatatattaaatatgtcacagtatatcctagatacaatatatgtgtgcagaaccaaacagttctctttcaACATCCTTTTGATTAGCAAGTTGTTCCACTATCTTGAGTTTAGCTCTCTACTTTATGAAATCATTTGcttctggaaaacatttttcttttgtaattctgagCCAAAGGAATTTGCCATAGATTATTACTgtctattatttttcatcttgatCCCATTAGACTGAAATGagtatttcttcttatttcttattcccCCACCCCAAATAGATCCACTTGCCTGATGCCAAGTCACACATTACTTCTTGTATATTTTGTAAGCAATGCTACTCAAATCTATTAATGATAAGACAATGTAAGTTTTTACAAACTGATAAAATTTAATCATATTGGCTTTCCTTTAACTCCTgcggtaaaaacaaacaacttaaatataaaatttatatatttatcaggTGTATAGGTTAAATAGCAGACCAGGATATCTCTATCTCATCTGAAAGTTTTGAGAGTTTCAATTTTcacatgccattttttttttttttacctcgcCAAAACTCTGTAGTTTTGAggtaagggaaaaatattttaaaaggtactTGATGACCTGACTGTAAAATAGGTCCTTCTATTACTTGATTTTATGAGTGACTTCAAAGAGGAAAACATGCCTTAAGAATTTCTTTCTAACAACTGAAGAAATTTACTATGTAAGAGATCAATTCAATTTGAGGATTTATAGAGGGAAggaacaagaaattattaagtacctattataccTAAGGTACTTCATAATTATCATCTTACTTGATCCTAAAAGATACTATTACAATCCCCATTTTAtctttgagaaaattgaggtagagagagatgaaagactcCACACAGCAGGGTCCAatgcaaaatttgaactcagatcttctggccTCCAGATCTAGTACTGTATTCGctatatcacttagctgcctAAACAATTAGTAAATCATAGTCAAAGCCATGAATATCCATGTAAATATTCAAATGGACCTGAATGAGATTCATTaccttgcttttcctttttcagtcTTATTATCTGTTGCTGTTATCCCAgcatcaaaattaaaatatattatttaggaTTACATCTTCATTTGGGCTCCTGTTAACATTTTCATGGAAAGAACAGAAGTTCTCAGTCTCCTAATATAATGGCAGCtatcattaatattttaagtGTAATCTTTATCTGtcagaaaaaagattttgaagcCTACCACATATATGATGTCTGATGTTGTTGTCTTTCTCAAAGTAAAGTTTCCTACTCAAGAATCATGTATCATTTCCCTCCTTAGAagacatattttgttttcatatcacatAGGAGTGGTAAGGGTTACTTAAATGAAAGGAGTGTGAGGCTATAATAATATGatcttatatatgaatatataactaTTAAGTCAGTGAACAAGGGAATAGCAAGTCTGAGATCTGATTCATCCTCGCCTGTGTTAGGAGGCAAGAGACAAATCATGACTGAAAATTCAGAGAAGTAAACATACAAGTAGCAGGATGCTTTATCTCCGCATCTTCATCATAGTAGGCTTAGTGATGCCAGGTAACCACAATATAAGGTTCATTATAAAACTTTTCTACTTCTGCAATTGGTTAGGAAAATATtctgtgaaaagagaaagaaagacatggTTATATTAATAGCAAGATAACTCCATCAGGACTAAACCCAAAGACAGATATCTATCATAGgtaaaacaagataaaattatGTCAGCTTTATTTcagataaaaatcataaaaatcattttggaacAGCCAATCATACACTTTTCAAAAGATCTCATAAAATTAtgtcatttcttttataaagTCTTCTTTTCAACCTTCCCAGACATCTATGTCTATCTTCATGATTTGGTATTTGAAGATGATGTTGTGAAAACCTGGGGGGTGGGGTAGTGGGGAAACAAACTTTGCAACTAAAATCTATTGATTCACAGTTGACTCAAAGGGATAATTCCAACATATACTAAGTAAGATACATTCTATATAATTAGTTTTCATGGATTTCATTATAAGTAGTCAGACAACTTAAATTACAAATCATTTCTGATTCTGTAACAGGCATTCTGTAACAGAAACTTTTTAAGCTAGTCCCCCTCccttttgctctctctctttgtatttgtgttgTATTAGTTCTTTTGTAATTCCATCTACTATGTAAGAATTTTCAAGGCTCTTCTTATTTGCATATAgttttgtattttcatctttcacAGAGTTGATAAGGTTTATTAATCTTGCCTAgatcaaaaattcaaaatttggaaaattctaatagaatattgtagATACTAAGAatttatcaaatctttttttttttgcttttcccaaaCACCAAGAggttatttatgtataaatacacatacaagtgtatattacaaatatacacacacctaAATTTCTGCAAATGGGGAAatatctccctctctttctctctttgtcctctctctttctctttttttacattatcaaCATTGTCAGAATAAGGAACACAGAGATGAAACTATAGTCTTCAAAAGTTTTGAAACTTTCAACAGCAAA
Proteins encoded in this region:
- the LOC127554871 gene encoding olfactory receptor 151-like yields the protein MMTVGNHSMLTEFILMGLTDEPELQLPLFLLFFGVYIVSMVGNLGLVLLIKISSQLHTPMYYFLSNLSFIDLCYSSVIIPKMMVNFVSEENIISFPGCLTQFFFFGYFAVSECYMLAAMAYDRYVAICHPLLYHITMSQRVCFLLVAGVHIIGACGALIHTSLLADLTFCGDKVINHYFCDILPLLKLSCSNTYINEFLLEFNSGINVFLTTLSIFISYAFILSNILQVHSADGRAKAFKTCGSHIAVVAVFYGSIIFMYFKPSSSDNNTQEKVASVFYTIVNPMLNPMIYSFRNKDVKDSLRKVMKNNKFK